The following are from one region of the Puniceicoccus vermicola genome:
- a CDS encoding fatty acid CoA ligase family protein, whose protein sequence is MGDSAKSKVNVASFLAERAKDSARVPAVRIPIVKKGEIAFADTPFSELELLVSSLAGRMATEGIHKGTRVLVLAKPGLQLIAGVFAILQVGGIPVVIDPGMGLSGFLRCVRHSEPEAVFGIRRGLILSRLFRGSFRKVRARLSTQLASRKAMAAMMIPRFPVVATAPEDPAAILFTSGSTGPAKGVCYEHGMFQAQIRAVRERFSIEPGEVDFPMLPVFALFNPALGMTTVVPPMDPSRPAKADAALQMQVMNEAGVTNSFGSPVLWNKIAEEGERSGTKIKSLRRILAAGAALSPALVERLRPIVPHAQIFSPYGATEALPLTAIEGEEIRSVAGETEKGNGVCVGRPLPGVEVRIIPVSPEVLTAADLVSLPAGEIGEIVASGPMVTRAYDRREDATKKAKVHEGDRIWHRMGDLGYWDKEGRLWFCGRVAERVTTADGVTFDPECCEQVFNRHPRVYRTALVGLGPKARRTPGIVVQPQSGEYPSSSEEMGQWIEELKKLAGQTPMTAPIRHFFFRKEFPVDVRHNAKIHRLQLAKEYAAHGLEPTE, encoded by the coding sequence ATGGGTGATTCGGCAAAATCGAAGGTAAATGTCGCCTCCTTTCTCGCGGAGCGCGCGAAAGATTCCGCGCGGGTGCCTGCGGTGCGGATTCCGATCGTGAAGAAGGGGGAGATTGCATTTGCGGATACTCCCTTTTCTGAACTCGAACTGTTGGTCTCCTCCTTGGCTGGAAGGATGGCGACCGAAGGCATCCACAAAGGAACGCGAGTGCTGGTCCTGGCCAAGCCAGGGTTGCAACTGATCGCCGGGGTTTTTGCGATTCTGCAGGTTGGGGGAATTCCCGTGGTCATTGATCCGGGGATGGGGCTTTCCGGGTTTTTGCGATGTGTCCGCCATTCGGAACCCGAAGCGGTTTTTGGAATTCGCCGCGGACTGATCCTTTCACGGTTGTTTCGGGGATCGTTCCGGAAGGTGAGGGCGAGGCTCTCCACACAGTTGGCTTCGCGGAAGGCGATGGCCGCGATGATGATTCCCCGTTTTCCCGTGGTCGCAACGGCTCCAGAGGATCCGGCCGCGATTCTTTTTACCTCCGGGTCTACCGGACCTGCGAAGGGAGTTTGCTATGAACACGGTATGTTTCAGGCACAGATCCGGGCGGTTCGCGAGCGATTCTCGATCGAGCCGGGAGAAGTGGATTTTCCAATGTTACCCGTCTTCGCTCTGTTTAACCCAGCCTTGGGTATGACGACGGTGGTTCCCCCGATGGATCCCAGTCGGCCTGCCAAAGCAGATGCGGCTCTGCAGATGCAGGTTATGAATGAGGCTGGGGTGACCAATAGTTTTGGTTCGCCGGTTCTCTGGAACAAGATTGCCGAGGAGGGAGAACGCTCGGGGACCAAAATCAAGAGTCTGCGCCGGATTCTGGCCGCCGGTGCCGCTTTGTCGCCGGCCTTGGTGGAGCGATTGCGACCGATTGTTCCCCATGCCCAAATTTTTAGTCCGTATGGGGCCACAGAGGCCCTTCCGTTGACCGCAATTGAGGGGGAGGAAATCCGTTCCGTTGCCGGAGAAACTGAGAAGGGCAATGGTGTTTGCGTAGGTCGACCGCTACCCGGAGTCGAAGTGCGGATCATCCCCGTGTCTCCCGAGGTGTTGACGGCGGCGGATCTGGTTTCGCTTCCAGCGGGCGAGATCGGCGAAATTGTTGCCAGCGGACCGATGGTGACGCGTGCCTATGATCGACGAGAGGATGCGACCAAGAAGGCCAAGGTTCATGAGGGGGACCGTATCTGGCACCGGATGGGTGACTTGGGCTATTGGGATAAAGAGGGTCGTCTATGGTTCTGTGGCCGAGTGGCCGAACGGGTGACGACTGCGGATGGCGTGACCTTCGACCCGGAATGCTGCGAACAGGTGTTTAACCGTCACCCGAGGGTCTATCGAACCGCTTTGGTTGGCCTGGGACCGAAAGCGCGCAGAACTCCAGGCATCGTCGTGCAGCCGCAGTCGGGGGAGTATCCATCCAGCTCCGAGGAAATGGGGCAATGGATCGAGGAGTTGAAGAAGCTCGCCGGGCAAACTCCGATGACGGCTCCCATCCGCCATTTCTTTTTCCGAAAGGAATTCCCTGTTGATGTGCGGCACAATGCAAAGATCCATCGATTGCAGTTGGCGAAGGAGTATGCTGCTCATGGGTTGGAGCCGACGGAGTAG
- a CDS encoding transposase family protein translates to MKSVLCSLFWEGYTLYKHKHLGKGHLLFILEALNDPVCGGCGQSCRRIHDQSLRRIRDCDLLDQRLSLELSVRRVRCGRCGTKTERI, encoded by the coding sequence ATGAAGTCTGTACTATGTTCCCTGTTTTGGGAAGGCTACACTTTGTATAAACACAAGCATCTGGGAAAAGGGCATTTGTTATTCATCCTAGAGGCCCTAAACGATCCGGTCTGTGGAGGTTGTGGGCAGAGTTGCCGGAGGATTCACGACCAGTCGCTGCGCCGTATTCGCGACTGTGATCTGTTGGATCAGCGGTTAAGTCTGGAGTTGAGTGTCCGTCGGGTTCGCTGCGGGCGCTGCGGGACGAAGACCGAACGCATTG